Proteins from one Mycobacterium sp. EPa45 genomic window:
- a CDS encoding branched-chain amino acid aminotransferase: MNRIAALATPGFGDVFTDHMVTMQWTAERGWHSPAVGPLTPMSFHPATMALHYGQTIFEGIKAFWRPGGQRAVFRPRDHARRFNNSARRMAMPTLPEDDFVAAVETLVRADAAWVPESRGHNLYLRPFMIASQAALGLRPAEEYLFTVIATPSRPATLEPKAMRLWAAPEYIRAAPGGTGAAKCGGNYGGSFIVQREAAANNCDEVVWLDARERRYVEEAGGCNLFFVEATAGGPRLRTPPLSGTLLAGITRNSILRLAESLGYPISEEPLTLDAWEQGCRAGRITETFACGTARSIVPVGHVVSTEQDWTVGDGVAGPVTTRLRQVMLDICHGQAPDTFDWMRVVRPRIRETSHPLSC, translated from the coding sequence ATGAATCGCATTGCCGCGCTTGCGACACCCGGATTCGGCGACGTCTTCACCGATCACATGGTGACGATGCAGTGGACGGCAGAGAGGGGCTGGCATTCGCCTGCCGTCGGACCGCTCACCCCGATGTCGTTTCACCCGGCCACCATGGCATTGCATTACGGCCAAACGATTTTCGAGGGAATTAAGGCGTTTTGGCGGCCGGGCGGTCAGCGAGCCGTGTTCCGGCCTCGCGACCATGCCCGCCGCTTCAACAACTCGGCGCGCCGGATGGCCATGCCCACGCTGCCCGAAGACGACTTCGTCGCGGCGGTCGAGACGCTGGTCCGCGCCGACGCCGCCTGGGTGCCCGAATCCCGCGGCCACAACCTGTACCTGCGGCCGTTCATGATCGCGTCGCAGGCCGCGCTGGGCCTTCGGCCCGCCGAGGAGTACCTGTTCACCGTGATCGCCACCCCGTCGCGGCCGGCCACCCTGGAACCGAAGGCGATGCGGTTGTGGGCGGCACCGGAATACATCCGTGCGGCGCCGGGCGGTACCGGCGCGGCGAAGTGCGGCGGGAACTACGGCGGCTCCTTCATCGTCCAGCGCGAGGCGGCAGCCAACAACTGCGACGAGGTCGTGTGGCTGGACGCCCGGGAGCGTCGCTACGTCGAAGAAGCCGGCGGCTGCAACCTGTTCTTCGTGGAAGCCACTGCCGGCGGCCCGCGGCTGCGCACCCCGCCACTGAGCGGAACCCTGCTGGCGGGCATCACCCGCAATTCGATCCTGCGGCTGGCAGAGTCGCTCGGCTACCCGATCTCCGAGGAGCCGCTCACCCTCGACGCGTGGGAGCAGGGCTGTCGCGCCGGACGCATCACCGAAACGTTCGCGTGCGGCACCGCCCGCTCGATCGTCCCCGTCGGACACGTCGTCTCCACCGAGCAGGACTGGACGGTGGGCGACGGCGTCGCCGGTCCGGTGACGACGCGGCTGCGCCAGGTGATGCTCGACATCTGCCACGGCCAGGCACCCGACACCTTCGATTGGATGCGGGTCGTCCGCCCTCGCATACGCGAGACTTCCCACCCCCTAAGCTGTTGA
- a CDS encoding peroxiredoxin-like family protein — protein MTTHTPTIAEQAQRHADESAASLPGEVIGAFTAEQAALQAHGVPTGVAPLGTALPDVELLNVNSELTTLGRIRGERPAVVVLYRGAWCPYCNIALRTYQTELVPALLERGVGLIAVSPQKPDGSLSSVELNELTFTVASDPGNRLATALGVLTQPSADALAAQQSLGLDLTEVNADGQTTLPMPTVVVVDHAGAIRWIDVHPNYTIRSEVADILAAVDAVL, from the coding sequence ATGACCACGCACACTCCCACCATCGCCGAACAGGCACAGCGGCATGCAGACGAGTCGGCTGCGAGTTTGCCCGGCGAGGTGATTGGCGCCTTCACCGCCGAGCAGGCCGCGCTGCAAGCGCACGGCGTGCCCACCGGGGTCGCGCCGCTGGGAACTGCCCTGCCCGATGTCGAGCTGCTCAATGTGAACTCTGAACTGACTACGTTGGGACGGATCCGCGGCGAGCGGCCCGCGGTCGTGGTGCTCTACCGAGGGGCGTGGTGCCCGTATTGCAATATCGCTCTGCGGACCTACCAAACCGAGCTGGTGCCGGCGTTGCTGGAGCGGGGCGTCGGATTGATCGCAGTGAGCCCGCAGAAGCCCGACGGGTCGCTGAGTTCGGTCGAGTTGAATGAGCTGACCTTCACCGTCGCCTCGGATCCGGGGAATCGGCTCGCCACTGCGCTTGGTGTGCTGACCCAACCCTCGGCGGACGCCCTTGCCGCACAACAGAGTTTGGGCTTGGACCTCACCGAGGTCAACGCCGACGGCCAGACCACCTTGCCCATGCCCACGGTCGTGGTCGTCGATCATGCCGGGGCGATCCGATGGATTGACGTGCACCCGAACTACACGATCCGCAGCGAGGTGGCAGACATCCTGGCCGCCGTTGACGCAGTCCTGTAG
- a CDS encoding DUF2855 family protein: MVTNFVVRRSNLRTTHWEESTAPPLDDGQVRLRVDAFALTSNNITYAALGDVMNYWQFYPTGDPDTGRVPVWGFATVVESRCPGVEVDERFYGYWPIADEVVLPATDVHPGGFADGAEHRRGLHAVYNQYVRCSADPGYRADREAQQALLRPLFATSFLIDDFLADNDFFGARTVILSSASSKTAYGTAFRLAQRGEEITVVGITSPANAEFTRSLGCYDDVVLYDDVASLPQTASVYVDMSGDTAVRAAVHGRLGDLLAYSCAVGATHWDALGGGGDLPGPPPQLFFAPEQARKRAAEWGPDGLQERIASAWAAFMARIDDAEHPWMTVVTRHGREAVEQCYAALLDGAVPANEGHILSV, encoded by the coding sequence ATGGTGACGAACTTCGTGGTGCGCCGCAGCAATCTGCGAACCACCCACTGGGAGGAGTCAACGGCGCCGCCCCTCGACGACGGCCAGGTCCGCCTGCGCGTCGACGCGTTCGCGCTGACATCGAACAACATCACCTACGCCGCCCTGGGCGACGTCATGAACTACTGGCAGTTCTATCCGACCGGCGATCCGGATACCGGCCGCGTCCCGGTCTGGGGCTTCGCCACCGTGGTCGAATCACGCTGTCCGGGAGTCGAAGTCGACGAGCGCTTCTACGGCTATTGGCCGATCGCCGACGAGGTTGTCTTACCGGCCACCGATGTTCATCCGGGTGGTTTCGCCGACGGCGCTGAACACCGGCGCGGCCTGCACGCCGTGTACAACCAGTACGTGCGGTGCAGCGCCGACCCGGGCTATCGGGCCGACCGTGAGGCGCAGCAGGCACTGCTGCGGCCGTTGTTCGCGACGTCGTTCCTCATCGACGACTTCCTCGCCGACAACGACTTCTTCGGTGCGCGGACGGTGATCCTGTCCAGCGCCTCCAGCAAGACCGCCTACGGCACGGCATTCCGGCTCGCGCAGCGCGGCGAAGAGATCACGGTCGTCGGGATCACGTCGCCGGCCAATGCCGAATTCACCCGCTCGCTGGGCTGTTACGACGACGTGGTCCTCTACGACGACGTGGCGTCACTTCCTCAGACCGCGTCGGTCTACGTCGACATGAGTGGCGACACGGCGGTGCGCGCGGCCGTGCACGGCAGGCTCGGTGATCTGCTGGCCTACAGCTGCGCGGTCGGCGCCACGCATTGGGATGCACTCGGTGGCGGCGGCGACCTGCCGGGCCCGCCCCCGCAGTTGTTCTTCGCGCCCGAACAGGCCCGCAAGCGCGCGGCGGAGTGGGGCCCGGACGGACTGCAGGAGCGGATCGCCTCGGCGTGGGCGGCATTCATGGCGCGCATCGACGATGCCGAGCACCCGTGGATGACCGTGGTGACGCGGCACGGTCGCGAAGCCGTCGAGCAGTGCTACGCCGCACTGCTCGACGGCGCGGTCCCCGCCAATGAGGGTCACATCCTGTCGGTGTGA
- a CDS encoding TetR/AcrR family transcriptional regulator: MITRKGEATRDRIVAAAAALMYEQGVAGTSTEDVRAAAGVSASQIYHYFEDKPSLTRAVIGYWSEAILGFQQPLLARLDGIDALRSWAEVVVDKQRANGFRGGCPLGSLTSELADVDDAARDGVVEGYRRWHGAIADGLAAMKERGELDDNADVNQLALALLTALQGGLLVAKAARDPEPLRAALNTTIDHIASFATKGKP, encoded by the coding sequence GTGATCACGCGCAAGGGCGAGGCCACCCGGGATCGCATCGTGGCCGCCGCCGCGGCCCTGATGTATGAGCAGGGAGTGGCCGGTACCAGCACCGAGGACGTCCGGGCCGCTGCCGGCGTCAGCGCGTCGCAGATCTACCACTACTTCGAAGACAAACCTTCGCTGACGCGGGCCGTCATCGGATATTGGAGCGAGGCGATCCTGGGGTTCCAGCAGCCTCTACTGGCGCGCCTCGATGGCATCGACGCGTTGCGGAGTTGGGCAGAGGTCGTGGTGGACAAACAGCGCGCCAACGGCTTTCGGGGTGGCTGCCCGCTGGGTTCGTTGACCAGCGAGCTCGCCGACGTTGACGATGCGGCTCGAGACGGCGTCGTGGAGGGCTACCGGCGATGGCACGGCGCCATCGCTGACGGCCTGGCCGCAATGAAAGAGCGTGGCGAACTGGACGACAATGCCGACGTCAACCAACTCGCGTTGGCACTGCTGACCGCCCTCCAGGGCGGCCTGCTAGTGGCCAAGGCCGCGCGCGACCCTGAGCCCCTCCGAGCAGCATTGAATACCACCATCGACCACATCGCCTCCTTCGCCACCAAGGGCAAGCCCTAG
- a CDS encoding serine/threonine-protein kinase, producing the protein MAGERAEGAKPSGGGGIAAELEAAGFLDAVEVGRGGAGVVYRCYQTSLARTVAIKVLMSDLDQDNRERFLREGLAMGKLSGHPNIEDILQVGVTETHRPYIVMPYHEAGSLAQRLQRVGRIAWPDALRIGVKLCGALETAHRVGTLHRDIKPGNVLVNDYGEPQLSDFGIARIVGGYETATGFFTGTIAFTAPEVLAGNPPTAVSDVYSLGATIYAVIAGAAAHERKDGEDLVAHYLRISSTPVPDMRPQGIPANICATIEKAMSLDPSQRHVSAAEFGRELQAAQRNNGLIADTMVLSESTGHSKPATETAAISLATAEQSELPDPASLAMAAPPVTPPPPPVSNLGGAGGPISPNPPGPIPPGPPFPPVGHGPHTPGHDGPTSIIKKPTTRRSWLVVAAALVGILALVAGGIYYASKPDNGGGGGSATATSSAPTTETQAGWKPITNARVAREAAATTQADGTIWIFGGLESDGGVSGRHEGYDPAIDSWKGGDELPVPVQHAMAVTWQGTPCVMGGWRAEGTTTQIATDKVWRVVNSHWVELPPLLQPRAAGVAAVVGGRIVVTGGVDASGKLVNTTEVFDGTAWKLAAQIPTPRKMLGVASDDRVVYTVGGTDGTNDLPTVEAYDPAADSWTALPALTQPRSDLGVAIADARLVAVGGLSAGRVLKSVSVMDLASKTWADLPDLSTARHGMAVAAVEKSVYVIGGATDVGTSQVTSTAEMLKLAPRKLQPAPAWRSLPDAPTARLMMAWTVLDDKIFIAGGMSHGDTLALVQSYDPQTRAWQAQPPLPTPLHHATATTYRGEMVVIGGATEELANASNKVYALRGGTWVELPNLTHARAASAAAVVGDKLVVVGGQNAKQLVAQTEVFDGQSWKDVADLPTPREHLAAVSDGTYVYTIGGRFLSADKNSAAFERFDPKSEQWTKLVDMPTPRGSYGATLIDGRIVALGGEEPTQVLTTAEMYDIADSKWISLPPMPTARHGEAVASVGNTVYAIGGANRPTHEGAVATVEALDFT; encoded by the coding sequence ATGGCCGGAGAACGTGCGGAGGGCGCCAAGCCATCCGGTGGGGGCGGTATCGCTGCTGAGCTCGAAGCCGCAGGATTTTTAGACGCGGTCGAGGTAGGCCGCGGCGGCGCGGGGGTGGTCTACCGCTGCTATCAGACGTCGCTGGCGCGGACCGTCGCCATCAAGGTCTTGATGTCCGACCTCGACCAAGACAATCGCGAGCGGTTCCTGCGCGAAGGCCTGGCGATGGGCAAGCTCTCCGGTCACCCGAATATCGAAGACATTCTCCAGGTCGGCGTCACCGAGACCCATCGGCCCTACATCGTGATGCCGTATCACGAGGCTGGATCCCTGGCCCAGCGGTTGCAGCGGGTGGGCCGGATCGCCTGGCCCGACGCGCTGCGTATCGGGGTGAAACTGTGCGGGGCGCTGGAGACCGCACACCGCGTCGGCACGTTGCACCGCGACATCAAACCCGGGAACGTCCTCGTCAACGACTACGGCGAACCGCAATTGAGCGACTTCGGGATCGCGCGCATCGTCGGCGGGTACGAAACCGCGACCGGATTCTTCACCGGCACCATCGCGTTCACCGCACCGGAAGTGCTGGCCGGCAATCCACCGACGGCGGTGTCGGACGTGTACTCCCTCGGTGCCACGATTTACGCGGTGATCGCCGGAGCCGCGGCCCACGAGCGTAAAGACGGCGAGGATCTGGTCGCGCACTACTTGCGGATCAGTTCGACGCCGGTGCCGGACATGCGGCCCCAGGGAATTCCCGCCAATATCTGCGCCACGATCGAGAAGGCGATGTCGCTGGATCCGTCTCAGCGGCACGTGTCGGCGGCCGAGTTCGGCCGCGAACTGCAGGCGGCGCAGCGTAACAACGGGTTGATCGCGGACACGATGGTGCTCAGCGAATCCACCGGCCACTCGAAACCTGCGACAGAGACCGCGGCGATTTCGCTGGCGACCGCCGAGCAGAGCGAACTGCCCGATCCGGCCTCCCTCGCCATGGCCGCACCGCCGGTGACACCGCCGCCCCCACCGGTGTCCAACCTCGGTGGCGCGGGCGGACCGATCTCGCCCAACCCGCCGGGACCGATCCCACCGGGCCCGCCGTTTCCCCCCGTCGGCCACGGTCCGCACACGCCCGGGCACGACGGGCCGACCAGCATCATCAAGAAGCCGACAACTCGGCGGTCCTGGCTGGTGGTCGCGGCGGCGCTCGTCGGCATCCTGGCGTTGGTGGCCGGCGGCATCTACTACGCGTCGAAGCCCGACAACGGCGGGGGCGGTGGCAGCGCAACGGCGACGTCCAGCGCACCGACCACCGAGACTCAGGCCGGCTGGAAACCGATCACCAATGCGCGGGTGGCCCGCGAGGCCGCCGCGACGACACAGGCTGACGGCACCATCTGGATTTTCGGCGGCCTGGAAAGCGATGGCGGCGTCAGCGGACGGCACGAGGGTTACGACCCGGCCATCGACAGCTGGAAGGGCGGCGACGAGCTTCCCGTTCCGGTTCAGCATGCGATGGCGGTGACGTGGCAGGGCACCCCGTGCGTGATGGGCGGCTGGCGGGCCGAGGGCACCACCACCCAGATCGCGACGGACAAGGTGTGGCGGGTAGTCAACAGTCACTGGGTCGAACTGCCACCGCTGTTGCAGCCCCGTGCGGCGGGTGTCGCGGCGGTGGTCGGTGGCCGCATCGTCGTCACCGGCGGTGTCGACGCCAGCGGCAAGCTGGTGAACACAACGGAGGTGTTCGACGGCACCGCGTGGAAGCTGGCGGCCCAAATCCCAACGCCGAGAAAGATGTTGGGCGTGGCGTCGGACGACAGGGTGGTCTACACCGTCGGAGGAACCGACGGAACGAACGACCTGCCGACGGTGGAGGCCTACGACCCGGCCGCCGACTCCTGGACGGCGTTGCCGGCTTTGACCCAGCCGCGCAGCGACCTCGGCGTCGCGATCGCCGACGCGCGGCTCGTCGCGGTCGGCGGACTCTCCGCGGGGCGGGTGCTCAAGTCCGTCTCGGTGATGGACCTCGCGTCAAAGACGTGGGCCGACCTGCCGGACCTGAGCACCGCTCGGCACGGGATGGCCGTCGCGGCGGTGGAGAAGTCGGTGTACGTGATCGGTGGGGCGACCGACGTCGGCACCAGCCAAGTGACATCGACCGCGGAGATGCTCAAGTTGGCGCCGCGCAAATTGCAGCCCGCGCCGGCCTGGCGGTCGCTGCCCGATGCGCCGACGGCCAGGCTGATGATGGCGTGGACGGTGCTCGACGACAAGATCTTCATCGCGGGCGGCATGAGCCACGGCGACACCCTTGCGCTCGTCCAGAGTTACGACCCGCAGACCAGGGCGTGGCAGGCGCAACCGCCGCTGCCGACGCCCCTGCACCATGCGACCGCCACGACCTACCGCGGCGAAATGGTGGTGATCGGCGGGGCCACCGAGGAACTCGCGAACGCCTCGAACAAGGTCTACGCCTTGCGTGGCGGCACCTGGGTTGAGCTACCGAACCTGACCCATGCCCGCGCCGCCAGCGCCGCCGCAGTGGTCGGCGACAAACTGGTGGTCGTCGGCGGGCAGAACGCCAAGCAGCTCGTCGCGCAGACCGAGGTGTTCGACGGCCAGTCCTGGAAGGACGTCGCCGACCTGCCGACGCCGCGCGAGCACCTGGCCGCGGTGTCGGACGGGACGTACGTCTACACGATTGGTGGACGATTCCTCTCCGCCGACAAGAACTCCGCGGCGTTCGAGCGCTTCGACCCCAAGTCCGAGCAATGGACCAAGCTGGTCGACATGCCGACTCCGCGCGGAAGCTACGGCGCCACCCTCATCGACGGCCGGATCGTCGCGCTCGGCGGCGAGGAGCCGACCCAGGTGCTGACGACGGCCGAGATGTACGACATCGCCGACTCGAAATGGATTTCACTGCCGCCGATGCCGACGGCGCGGCACGGTGAGGCGGTCGCGTCGGTCGGCAACACCGTGTACGCGATCGGCGGCGCGAACCGGCCGACGCACGAGGGAGCGGTGGCCACGGTGGAGGCCCTCGACTTCACTTAG
- a CDS encoding FHA domain-containing protein — translation MPSHLEVWKPSGRQLIPLGSERVTVGKSSSNVVSLEHDSTVSRLHAVLENLGYAWSIRDVGSRNGTYINGEKISAERVLRSGDELRVGKSKLVFWEVRDADEVTIGEATVSVAPTQPAPRLTPRELEVLVVLCRPLVSGDPFPEAVSVRQMAQELFVTEAAIKQHLQNLYDKFAIPPEGERRVRLANEAIRRGAVTLNMLRDNDTK, via the coding sequence ATGCCTTCCCACCTGGAAGTCTGGAAGCCATCCGGACGGCAGCTGATCCCACTCGGCAGCGAGCGAGTGACGGTCGGCAAGTCGTCGTCCAATGTCGTGTCGCTGGAGCATGACTCGACGGTGTCGCGGCTGCATGCCGTGCTGGAGAACCTCGGGTACGCGTGGTCGATCCGCGATGTGGGCAGCCGCAACGGCACCTACATCAACGGGGAGAAGATCTCGGCCGAACGAGTCCTGCGCTCCGGTGACGAGCTGCGGGTCGGCAAATCGAAGTTGGTGTTCTGGGAGGTACGGGACGCCGACGAAGTGACGATCGGTGAAGCGACGGTTTCCGTCGCCCCCACCCAGCCGGCTCCGCGCCTGACCCCTCGGGAACTCGAGGTGCTCGTGGTGCTGTGCCGCCCACTGGTTTCCGGTGACCCGTTCCCCGAGGCCGTGTCGGTGCGCCAGATGGCTCAGGAGCTGTTCGTCACCGAAGCCGCGATCAAGCAGCATCTGCAGAACCTGTACGACAAGTTCGCGATCCCGCCCGAGGGTGAGCGCCGCGTGCGCCTGGCCAACGAGGCGATCCGTCGTGGCGCTGTCACCCTGAACATGCTGCGGGACAACGACACTAAGTGA
- a CDS encoding adenylosuccinate lyase family protein, producing the protein MTDYGILAPAWAATGAADLVDDDALLSAMLATEIALAEAQAELGVIPAGAAVAIRAAAAPAHIDLAKLAAGVRDTANPVVGFVEQLTAAVRSIDPAAAEYVHRGSTSQDILDTALTLLCAATLERIVDDLQATADDLTTLAARHRDTPMAGRTLTQHAVPVTFGLKAATWLQLVLDALERVRQTRAALPVSVGGAAGTLAAYHQYALDTEDPDGVTLRLPALVATRLGLAEPVLPWHGIRTPFADVAASLMIATGALGKLAADVLVLSRTEIGEVTEQPAPGRGASSAMPQKRNPVFATLVATAARQLPPIAVVLFSSMAVEDERSSGGWHAEWQPLRECLRIGAGAAANAHQLIETLQVRPEKMAANLELTRGAIVSERVNAVLAPLLGKGTAKRLLAEVTAAAERDGTDVAELLEVALQEAGVTCPGVPGLFDPSGYTGISGRLVDRALKHFASMKEN; encoded by the coding sequence ATGACGGACTACGGAATCCTGGCCCCGGCGTGGGCCGCGACGGGAGCGGCGGACCTGGTCGACGACGACGCGCTGCTGAGCGCCATGCTCGCGACCGAAATCGCACTGGCCGAGGCGCAGGCCGAATTGGGCGTGATTCCTGCGGGCGCGGCGGTGGCCATCAGAGCCGCCGCTGCGCCTGCACACATCGATCTCGCGAAACTGGCTGCAGGCGTGCGTGATACGGCCAACCCGGTCGTCGGTTTCGTCGAGCAACTCACTGCGGCGGTCCGATCCATTGACCCGGCCGCCGCCGAGTATGTGCATCGGGGCAGCACCAGTCAGGACATCTTGGACACCGCTTTGACCCTGCTGTGCGCGGCAACGCTGGAGCGCATCGTCGACGATCTGCAGGCGACCGCCGACGACCTCACCACACTCGCCGCACGGCATAGGGACACACCGATGGCCGGGCGCACGCTCACCCAGCACGCCGTACCGGTCACCTTCGGCCTGAAGGCCGCGACCTGGCTGCAGCTGGTGCTCGACGCGCTCGAGAGAGTGCGCCAGACGCGCGCAGCGCTGCCGGTCTCGGTCGGCGGTGCCGCGGGAACCCTTGCCGCATATCACCAATACGCCTTGGACACCGAGGATCCGGACGGTGTGACGCTGCGGCTGCCGGCGTTGGTGGCCACACGGCTCGGTCTGGCCGAGCCGGTCCTGCCCTGGCACGGGATCCGCACTCCGTTCGCCGACGTCGCGGCGAGTTTGATGATCGCCACCGGAGCGCTCGGCAAGCTGGCCGCCGACGTCCTCGTTCTGAGTCGAACCGAGATCGGCGAGGTCACCGAGCAGCCGGCGCCGGGCCGCGGTGCATCTTCGGCGATGCCGCAGAAGCGCAACCCCGTTTTCGCGACGCTCGTCGCCACCGCCGCACGGCAGCTGCCCCCGATCGCCGTCGTCCTGTTCAGCTCGATGGCGGTGGAGGACGAACGGTCCTCGGGCGGCTGGCACGCCGAGTGGCAACCGCTGCGGGAGTGCCTGCGCATCGGCGCCGGTGCAGCCGCCAACGCCCACCAACTGATCGAGACGCTTCAGGTGCGGCCAGAAAAGATGGCCGCGAATTTGGAACTGACTCGTGGCGCCATCGTCTCCGAGCGGGTCAACGCGGTGCTGGCGCCGTTACTCGGCAAGGGCACTGCCAAACGCCTGCTGGCCGAGGTCACCGCGGCGGCCGAGCGCGACGGCACCGACGTCGCCGAGCTGCTCGAGGTCGCGCTGCAGGAGGCCGGGGTCACGTGCCCCGGCGTCCCGGGGCTGTTCGACCCGTCCGGCTACACCGGGATTTCCGGTCGACTGGTCGACCGGGCGCTGAAACACTTCGCATCGATGAAAGAGAACTGA